A region from the Pseudonocardia petroleophila genome encodes:
- a CDS encoding oxidoreductase — protein sequence MSTSTPSYPATLSLTGRRAVVVGGTRGLGEAVVRRLAAAGARVLAVGRTAPAATCADRVVTADLTRPDAAAAVAAALDPAEGLDVVVHVAGGSRSPGGGHAALTDADWDAELALNLLGAVRIDRALTPLLKQGRGGAVVHVGSIQSRMPLWDGTLAYAAAKAALRTYSKGLANELAAHGIRVNTVSPGGIHSPAADELARRIAESRGMSAEDGFRVLMDSLGGVPQGRFAPPSEIAEVIGFLVSDAAASVTGADIAVDGGTVATV from the coding sequence ATGAGCACCTCCACGCCGTCCTACCCGGCCACCCTCTCCCTCACCGGCCGCCGTGCGGTCGTCGTCGGCGGCACCCGGGGTCTCGGGGAGGCGGTCGTGCGGCGCCTGGCCGCCGCCGGCGCCCGCGTCCTCGCCGTCGGGCGGACCGCCCCGGCCGCCACCTGCGCCGATCGGGTCGTCACGGCCGACCTCACCCGCCCGGACGCCGCGGCCGCCGTCGCCGCGGCCCTCGACCCCGCCGAGGGGCTGGACGTCGTCGTGCACGTGGCGGGCGGGTCCCGGTCCCCCGGTGGCGGCCACGCCGCGCTCACCGACGCCGACTGGGACGCCGAACTGGCCCTCAACCTGCTGGGCGCCGTCCGCATCGACCGCGCGCTGACCCCGCTGCTGAAGCAGGGCCGTGGCGGGGCGGTGGTGCACGTCGGGTCCATCCAGAGCCGCATGCCCCTGTGGGACGGCACCCTGGCCTACGCGGCGGCCAAGGCCGCCCTGCGCACCTACAGCAAGGGGCTGGCCAACGAGCTCGCCGCGCACGGCATCCGCGTCAACACCGTCTCCCCGGGCGGGATCCACAGCCCCGCCGCCGACGAGCTCGCGCGGCGCATCGCCGAGTCCCGCGGCATGTCCGCCGAGGACGGGTTCCGGGTCCTCATGGACTCGCTCGGCGGCGTCCCCCAGGGCCGCTTCGCGCCCCCCTCCGAGATCGCCGAGGTGATCGGCTTCCTCGTCTCCGACGCCGCGGCGTCCGTCACCGGGGCCGACATCGCCGTGGACGGTGGCACGGTGGCCACGGTCTGA
- a CDS encoding alpha/beta hydrolase, which yields MTTFVLLHGAWHGGWVWGRVAPRLRAAGHDVLTPTLTGVSDRSHLLHPGVGLGTHTHDVVALLEAEDLHDVVLVGHSYAGLVVTSVADRCPERIARRVYLDAFVGRHGEAGIDLLPPTVAGHYREAVSGPGHGWLIPVRSLQVLGVTEEADLAWLTPRLTPHPWLTYTEPLALTGAHEAVPATFVECTDWMRVFRPHADRARAAGWPVLEVATGHEAMVTAPGPLVDALLQPSDPRRDRSVA from the coding sequence ATGACCACCTTCGTCCTCCTGCACGGCGCCTGGCACGGCGGCTGGGTGTGGGGCCGCGTGGCCCCGCGCCTGCGCGCCGCGGGGCACGACGTGCTCACCCCCACCCTGACCGGGGTCAGCGACCGGTCCCACCTGCTGCACCCCGGCGTCGGCCTGGGCACCCACACCCACGACGTCGTCGCCCTGCTCGAGGCGGAGGACCTGCACGACGTGGTGCTGGTCGGGCACAGCTACGCCGGTCTCGTCGTCACCTCGGTGGCCGACCGCTGCCCGGAGCGGATCGCCCGGCGCGTGTACCTCGACGCCTTCGTCGGCCGCCACGGCGAGGCGGGGATCGACCTGCTGCCGCCCACCGTGGCCGGGCACTACCGGGAGGCGGTGTCGGGTCCGGGGCACGGCTGGCTCATCCCCGTCCGCTCGCTGCAGGTGCTCGGCGTCACCGAGGAGGCCGACCTCGCCTGGCTGACCCCGCGCCTCACCCCGCACCCCTGGTTGACCTACACCGAGCCGCTCGCCCTCACCGGGGCGCACGAGGCGGTGCCGGCGACGTTCGTGGAGTGCACCGACTGGATGCGGGTGTTCCGTCCGCACGCCGACCGGGCGCGGGCCGCGGGCTGGCCGGTGCTGGAGGTGGCCACCGGGCACGAGGCGATGGTGACGGCCCCCGGCCCGCTGGTCGACGCCCTGCTCCAGCCGTCCGACCCGCGCCGGGACCGCAGCGTCGCCTGA
- a CDS encoding AMP-binding enzyme, translating into MKRRLLAHADVVLLDTIAASEGGVYAVSAVTRATADDQAGTFTLAAGARLIDADGRDVPPGSDEVGLLAAPVVAGAGYEGDPEKTAGAFRDIDGVRWSVPGDMARLDADGRLRLLGRGSQVINTGGEKVYADEVELVLRDHPAVRDAVVLGVPDPRWGSAVAAVVSLRAGRSAAPAELGAFVAGRLAGYKKPRRVVVVDEVARLNTGKADLGWARSQFAAPAPERPAVAR; encoded by the coding sequence GTGAAGCGGCGGCTGCTCGCGCACGCCGACGTCGTCCTGCTCGACACGATCGCGGCGTCGGAGGGCGGCGTGTACGCCGTCTCCGCGGTCACCCGGGCCACCGCCGACGACCAGGCCGGCACGTTCACCCTCGCCGCCGGGGCCCGGCTGATCGACGCCGACGGCCGCGACGTGCCGCCCGGGTCGGACGAGGTCGGGCTGCTCGCGGCACCCGTCGTCGCCGGGGCCGGGTACGAGGGCGACCCGGAGAAGACGGCCGGGGCGTTCCGCGACATCGACGGCGTGCGCTGGTCGGTGCCCGGCGACATGGCGCGCCTGGACGCCGACGGCCGGCTGCGGCTGCTCGGCCGCGGCAGCCAGGTGATCAACACGGGCGGGGAGAAGGTGTACGCCGACGAGGTCGAGCTCGTGCTGCGCGACCACCCGGCGGTGCGCGACGCCGTGGTGCTGGGCGTCCCCGACCCGCGGTGGGGCAGCGCCGTCGCGGCGGTGGTGTCGCTGCGGGCGGGTCGCTCCGCGGCGCCCGCCGAGCTGGGGGCGTTCGTGGCGGGCCGGCTGGCCGGGTACAAGAAGCCCCGGCGGGTCGTCGTCGTCGACGAGGTGGCGCGGCTCAACACCGGCAAGGCCGACCTGGGCTGGGCCCGGTCGCAGTTCGCCGCCCCGGCGCCCGAGCGCCCGGCCGTCGCCCGATGA
- a CDS encoding GntR family transcriptional regulator, whose protein sequence is MREQPPLHRRAPHRADAADPAQRTDGGRAARRRGGVERVEQAQREGVADDRQVGDAVPGARVRPISLDEAVEITEARAVVEGLCAAKAAQRATADDRARLRVLGEDLRVAVDTADLMAYTRINQDVHHAIRVVSAHETAGLMLDRLRTQSVRYHYTVALLPGRPSVGLTEHLEVIETVCSGDPDLAEQTMRAHLMSVVSALQQLDANLHQQW, encoded by the coding sequence GTGCGCGAGCAGCCGCCGCTTCACCGGCGGGCTCCACACCGCGCCGATGCTGCGGATCCGGCGCAGCGAACCGACGGCGGCCGGGCGGCCCGCCGCCGCGGCGGCGTCGAGCGCGTCGAGCAGGCGCAGCGCGAAGGCGTCGCCGACGATCGTCAGGTCGGTGACGCCGTGCCGGGGGCCCGGGTCCGGCCGATCTCGCTCGACGAGGCCGTCGAGATCACCGAGGCGCGCGCCGTCGTCGAGGGGCTCTGCGCGGCCAAGGCGGCGCAGCGGGCCACCGCCGACGACCGCGCGCGGCTGCGCGTGCTGGGCGAGGACCTGCGCGTCGCGGTCGACACGGCCGACCTCATGGCCTACACGCGGATCAACCAGGACGTGCACCACGCGATCCGGGTGGTCTCGGCGCACGAGACCGCCGGGCTGATGCTCGACCGGCTGCGCACGCAGAGCGTCCGCTACCACTACACGGTGGCGCTGCTGCCCGGCCGGCCGTCGGTCGGGCTCACCGAGCACCTCGAGGTGATCGAGACCGTCTGCTCGGGGGATCCCGACCTCGCCGAGCAGACCATGCGCGCCCACCTGATGAGCGTCGTCAGCGCGCTCCAGCAGCTCGACGCGAACCTGCACCAGCAGTGGTGA
- a CDS encoding GAF and ANTAR domain-containing protein produces MAIDPAALSASIQRLERVAHDRDGSGPADPVALVELVVGAADSLFALSGVGLMFVDSDDALRYVAASDGAIRALERVQEELGEGPCLDSLVLDATVRSPDLTTDERYRAVGAIVGPLGVRAVLGVPVRVAGAPVATLNVYRDRPHDWPDDEVDALSAYARLLGSLLGTLVAARRSDSLAAQLRYALEHRIVVERAIGYLMADRGVDAVAAFDLLRRAARHDRRKVREVAADVLGGGADVLADARRPTRPAR; encoded by the coding sequence GTGGCGATCGACCCGGCCGCCCTGAGCGCGAGCATCCAGCGGCTCGAACGCGTCGCGCACGACCGCGACGGGTCCGGACCGGCCGACCCGGTCGCGTTGGTCGAGCTCGTGGTCGGCGCCGCCGACAGCCTGTTCGCCCTGTCCGGCGTCGGGCTCATGTTCGTCGACTCCGACGACGCCCTGCGCTACGTCGCCGCCTCCGACGGAGCCATCCGGGCGCTGGAGCGCGTGCAGGAGGAGCTGGGCGAGGGCCCGTGCCTGGACAGCCTCGTCCTCGACGCGACCGTCCGGAGCCCGGACCTGACCACCGACGAGCGCTACCGGGCCGTCGGCGCGATCGTCGGCCCGCTGGGTGTGCGCGCGGTGCTCGGCGTCCCGGTGCGCGTCGCCGGTGCGCCGGTGGCCACCCTCAACGTCTACCGGGACCGCCCGCACGACTGGCCCGACGACGAGGTCGACGCCCTGTCGGCCTACGCCCGGCTGCTGGGCTCCCTGCTCGGCACCCTGGTCGCCGCCCGCCGCAGCGACTCGCTGGCCGCCCAGCTCCGGTACGCCCTGGAGCACCGGATCGTGGTGGAGCGCGCCATCGGCTACCTGATGGCGGACCGGGGCGTCGACGCCGTGGCGGCGTTCGACCTGCTGCGCCGGGCGGCCCGGCACGACCGTCGCAAGGTGCGGGAGGTCGCCGCCGACGTGCTCGGCGGCGGGGCGGACGTCCTGGCCGACGCCCGCCGCCCGACCCGGCCCGCCCGGTAG
- a CDS encoding SDR family NAD(P)-dependent oxidoreductase: protein MSTRVAVVTGANRGIGRAIAVALGAAGFAVAATARDAATLRETVAEVEAGGGTALALACDVRDEASVTAMAAAASDLGPVHTVVANAGIAGPTAPLHKIELADWRDCLATDLDGVFLTFRAFVPALVAAGEGSLVAVSSMTGKRPLHGRTPYAAAKMGVIGLVRTLAVELGPHGIRVNAVCPGAVAGPRIDDVIARQAAARGISEAEALAAFTGASPLGRLVEAGEVAAACAYLASDAAASITGEDMNVTAGVVMF, encoded by the coding sequence GTGAGCACGCGGGTCGCCGTCGTCACCGGCGCGAACCGCGGCATCGGGCGGGCCATCGCCGTCGCCCTCGGTGCCGCGGGGTTCGCCGTCGCCGCCACCGCGCGGGACGCCGCGACGCTGCGGGAGACCGTCGCCGAGGTGGAGGCCGGCGGGGGCACCGCGCTCGCGCTGGCCTGCGACGTCCGCGACGAGGCGTCGGTGACGGCGATGGCGGCCGCGGCGTCCGACCTCGGGCCGGTGCACACCGTCGTCGCCAACGCCGGGATCGCCGGGCCGACGGCACCGCTGCACAAGATCGAGCTCGCCGACTGGCGGGACTGCCTGGCCACCGACCTCGACGGCGTGTTCCTCACCTTCCGCGCGTTCGTCCCGGCGCTCGTCGCCGCGGGGGAGGGCAGCCTCGTCGCCGTCTCGTCGATGACGGGCAAGCGCCCGCTGCACGGCCGCACGCCCTACGCGGCCGCGAAGATGGGCGTGATCGGGCTGGTCCGGACGCTCGCGGTGGAGCTGGGGCCGCACGGGATCCGCGTCAACGCGGTCTGCCCCGGTGCGGTCGCCGGCCCCCGCATCGACGACGTGATCGCCCGCCAGGCGGCCGCGCGGGGCATCAGCGAGGCCGAGGCGCTCGCCGCGTTCACCGGGGCGTCGCCGCTGGGCCGGCTCGTCGAGGCGGGGGAGGTGGCCGCGGCGTGCGCGTACCTCGCCTCCGACGCGGCGGCCTCCATCACCGGTGAAGACATGAACGTGACCGCAGGCGTCGTGATGTTCTAG
- a CDS encoding muconolactone Delta-isomerase: protein MEFLVRAQNTLPPDTADEERARLKKGERARADELRAAGILKRLWRVPGRNATIGLYEVADATELHDVLASLPMFPWMDITVEAVATHPQEQ, encoded by the coding sequence ATGGAGTTCCTGGTACGGGCGCAGAACACGCTCCCCCCCGACACCGCCGACGAGGAACGGGCCCGGCTCAAGAAGGGCGAGCGCGCCCGGGCCGACGAGCTGCGCGCCGCCGGCATCCTCAAGCGGCTGTGGCGGGTGCCCGGGCGCAACGCCACCATCGGCCTCTACGAGGTCGCCGACGCCACCGAGCTGCACGACGTGCTCGCCTCGCTGCCGATGTTCCCGTGGATGGACATCACGGTGGAGGCGGTCGCCACCCACCCGCAGGAGCAGTGA
- a CDS encoding MFS transporter, whose translation MTVLRRQGAGRSGWWVVLSGSVLLTLQNGLIMAAFGAYLVAITTETGWSPGVIAIGYAIVQLGNGFIAPLTGWCCDRFGTRAVSRAGTLVTALGFGVGGIAVDEGQFLAAVVVIALGCSAAGIMPLTVAVVQVLPERRTLALGLLPSGVALGGLAVPLVVLALEGLGWRVTFLGIAAVTVAVGLAASAVLPSEPVEAPVVPAPAPDERAAVRPADEDHDLRAAVRTAAFWLLVVGHGAALVAVSAINLHLVPLLTRHHGMSLGTAGLAVAAMSVAQLVGQVVTGVIGDRIDKRHLAAGCMLVQSAVLLVMATASGFGVLVTAAVVHGLAWGLRGPAMTAMRTDYFGLTSFGTIMGWSMGFVSLGLVLGPLLVTAVEAGPGGYPLALVLLAAVTGVGMAAFLGLRPPAFRVGRPRGGRDAPDRCATG comes from the coding sequence ATGACGGTGCTGCGCCGGCAGGGGGCCGGGCGCAGCGGCTGGTGGGTGGTGCTGAGCGGCTCGGTGCTGCTCACCCTCCAGAACGGCCTGATCATGGCCGCGTTCGGCGCCTACCTCGTGGCGATCACGACGGAGACCGGGTGGTCGCCGGGCGTCATCGCGATCGGCTACGCGATCGTCCAGCTGGGCAACGGCTTCATCGCCCCGCTCACGGGCTGGTGCTGCGACCGGTTCGGCACCCGGGCCGTCTCCCGGGCCGGCACGCTCGTCACCGCGCTCGGGTTCGGGGTCGGCGGGATCGCCGTGGACGAGGGCCAGTTCCTCGCCGCCGTGGTGGTCATCGCGCTGGGCTGCTCCGCGGCCGGGATCATGCCCCTGACCGTGGCCGTGGTGCAGGTGCTGCCCGAGCGCCGCACCCTCGCGCTGGGCCTGCTGCCGAGCGGTGTGGCGCTCGGCGGGCTCGCGGTGCCGCTGGTCGTGCTGGCGCTGGAGGGGCTGGGCTGGCGGGTGACGTTCCTCGGGATCGCCGCCGTCACCGTGGCCGTCGGGCTGGCCGCGAGCGCGGTGCTGCCCTCGGAGCCGGTGGAGGCGCCGGTGGTCCCCGCCCCGGCCCCGGACGAGCGGGCCGCGGTGCGGCCCGCGGACGAGGACCACGACCTGCGGGCCGCGGTCCGCACGGCGGCGTTCTGGCTGCTGGTCGTCGGGCACGGGGCGGCGCTGGTCGCGGTCAGCGCGATCAACCTGCACCTGGTGCCGCTGCTGACCCGCCACCACGGGATGTCCCTGGGCACGGCCGGGCTCGCGGTCGCGGCGATGTCGGTGGCGCAGCTGGTCGGCCAGGTCGTCACCGGCGTGATCGGCGACCGCATCGACAAGCGGCACCTCGCCGCGGGCTGCATGCTCGTGCAGTCGGCCGTGCTGCTGGTGATGGCCACGGCGTCCGGGTTCGGGGTGCTCGTCACCGCGGCCGTCGTGCACGGCCTGGCCTGGGGGCTGCGCGGGCCGGCGATGACCGCGATGCGCACCGACTACTTCGGCCTCACCTCCTTCGGCACGATCATGGGCTGGTCGATGGGGTTCGTGTCCCTGGGCCTCGTGCTCGGCCCGCTGCTGGTCACGGCGGTCGAGGCCGGGCCGGGCGGCTACCCGCTGGCCCTCGTCCTGCTGGCCGCGGTGACGGGGGTGGGGATGGCCGCCTTCCTCGGGCTGCGCCCGCCGGCGTTCCGCGTCGGTCGGCCGCGCGGCGGTCGGGACGCCCCCGACCGGTGCGCGACCGGGTGA
- a CDS encoding LysR family transcriptional regulator, whose amino-acid sequence MRFRRLRYFVAVADELSFTRAAERLHMAQPPLSQQIALLEKDLGATLFDRSRRAVRLTAAGAALLPEARRLLADLDDTARLVRRVADGSLGRLSVGFVPSAINGALSDLLRGFRAGHPDVELTLRERDPDALLRSVRDRSLDLAVLYLPAPEPDLDHRWLGSEELLLALPAHHPAAARSRVALTDVADEPFVLPEQHDVPGLHAAVGAAFADAGVTPRVAQRGVWLMQTVLGLVAAGIGLAVVPSSVAALDRAGVVLRHLDGAARRVDLAAVWRPDNPSAPLARMLSGTDRPAGRPSGGSGPPA is encoded by the coding sequence ATGCGATTCCGCCGGCTCCGCTACTTCGTCGCGGTCGCCGACGAGCTCAGCTTCACCCGGGCCGCCGAGCGGTTGCACATGGCCCAGCCCCCGCTGAGCCAGCAGATCGCGCTGCTGGAGAAGGACCTCGGCGCCACCCTGTTCGACCGGTCACGACGCGCGGTCCGGCTCACCGCGGCCGGCGCGGCCCTGCTGCCCGAGGCCCGGCGGCTGCTCGCCGACCTCGACGACACCGCCCGGCTGGTGCGCCGCGTCGCGGACGGCTCCCTCGGCAGGCTCTCCGTCGGCTTCGTGCCGTCCGCGATCAACGGTGCGCTGTCGGACCTGCTGCGCGGGTTCCGCGCCGGGCACCCCGACGTCGAGCTGACGCTGCGCGAGCGGGACCCCGACGCCCTGCTCCGGTCGGTTCGCGACCGCAGCCTCGACCTCGCCGTCCTCTACCTGCCCGCCCCCGAGCCCGACCTGGACCACCGGTGGCTCGGGTCCGAGGAGCTGCTCCTCGCGCTGCCCGCGCACCACCCGGCCGCCGCCCGGTCGCGCGTCGCGCTCACCGACGTGGCCGACGAGCCGTTCGTGCTCCCCGAGCAGCACGACGTCCCCGGCCTGCACGCGGCCGTCGGGGCCGCGTTCGCCGACGCCGGTGTCACGCCGCGGGTCGCCCAGCGCGGGGTGTGGCTGATGCAGACCGTCCTCGGTCTCGTCGCCGCCGGGATCGGGCTCGCGGTCGTCCCCTCCTCCGTCGCCGCGCTCGACCGGGCGGGCGTCGTGCTGCGGCACCTCGACGGTGCCGCCCGGCGGGTCGACCTCGCCGCGGTGTGGCGACCCGACAACCCGTCCGCCCCCCTCGCCCGGATGCTGTCGGGCACCGACCGGCCGGCCGGTCGTCCCTCCGGTGGGAGCGGGCCGCCCGCCTGA
- a CDS encoding cyclase family protein, with translation MQLIDLSQDIYEGMKVYPGHLKTVQFDHATHEETAPRFDGGFSFQTTGFMLNDNGPTHVDSFSHLDPDPSAETIEKMSLDLFYGTAVCLDVTGFPPRTDITADDLDRVVGDSPVDVERGDIVLFHTATWNRYNGDKRYLSEFPGLGGSASEWIVERGIKTFGVDSPTPDNPASTSYPCHMMCRREHITHYENLANLDRVVNTRFTFVGFPLKLQGAHGGPTRAVALVG, from the coding sequence ATGCAGCTGATCGATCTCTCGCAGGACATCTACGAGGGCATGAAGGTCTACCCGGGCCACCTCAAGACGGTGCAGTTCGACCACGCCACGCACGAGGAGACCGCCCCGCGCTTCGACGGCGGGTTCTCGTTCCAGACCACCGGGTTCATGCTCAACGACAACGGGCCGACCCACGTCGACTCCTTCTCCCACCTCGACCCGGACCCGTCCGCCGAGACGATCGAGAAGATGTCGCTGGACCTGTTCTACGGCACCGCCGTGTGCCTGGACGTCACGGGGTTCCCGCCCCGGACCGACATCACCGCCGACGACCTCGACCGGGTCGTGGGCGACTCGCCGGTGGACGTCGAGCGCGGGGACATCGTGCTGTTCCACACGGCCACCTGGAACCGGTACAACGGGGACAAGCGGTACCTCAGCGAGTTCCCCGGGCTCGGCGGGTCGGCCAGCGAGTGGATCGTGGAGCGGGGGATCAAGACGTTCGGCGTCGACAGCCCGACGCCCGACAACCCCGCGAGCACCAGCTACCCGTGCCACATGATGTGCCGCCGTGAGCACATCACCCACTACGAGAACCTGGCCAACCTCGACCGGGTCGTGAACACCCGGTTCACCTTCGTCGGGTTCCCCCTCAAGCTGCAGGGTGCCCACGGCGGGCCGACCCGGGCCGTTGCGCTGGTGGGGTGA
- a CDS encoding 3-oxoacid CoA-transferase subunit B, whose product MSAVQERIAARVVPHIPPGAVVNLGIGIPTLVADHLPGFAAHLQTENGLLGVGPTPGPGEVDPDLVHAGKKPVTARPGASFFASSASFGMIRGGHVEVAVLGALQIDGRGRIANWSVPGKPVLGVGGAMDLLVGARTVVVATTHTAKDGTPKIVAECSYPLTARRPVDVVVTELATFRVRDGGLVLTDLADGVTLDEVRERTAAPFRTEIPEAVDA is encoded by the coding sequence ATGAGCGCCGTCCAGGAACGCATCGCCGCCCGCGTCGTGCCGCACATCCCGCCGGGTGCGGTGGTGAACCTCGGCATCGGCATCCCGACGCTGGTCGCCGACCACCTGCCCGGGTTCGCCGCGCACCTGCAGACCGAGAACGGCCTGCTCGGCGTCGGCCCGACCCCGGGGCCCGGCGAGGTCGATCCCGATCTCGTGCACGCGGGCAAGAAGCCCGTCACCGCCCGGCCCGGCGCCTCGTTCTTCGCGAGCTCCGCGTCGTTCGGGATGATCCGCGGCGGGCACGTCGAGGTCGCGGTGCTCGGCGCGCTGCAGATCGACGGGCGGGGCCGGATCGCGAACTGGTCGGTGCCCGGAAAGCCGGTGCTCGGCGTCGGCGGGGCGATGGACCTGCTGGTCGGGGCCCGCACCGTCGTCGTCGCGACCACGCACACCGCCAAGGACGGCACGCCCAAGATCGTCGCGGAGTGCTCCTACCCGCTCACGGCGCGGCGTCCGGTCGACGTGGTCGTCACCGAGCTGGCGACGTTCCGGGTGCGCGACGGCGGGCTCGTCCTGACCGACCTGGCCGACGGCGTGACCCTCGACGAGGTGCGCGAGCGGACCGCTGCGCCCTTCCGCACCGAGATCCCGGAGGCCGTCGATGCGTGA
- a CDS encoding zf-HC2 domain-containing protein: MSPRYRATGASASGPAPAAHGRRSLPRSQRYLDGEADDVTAARVAEHLEVCRRCGLQARTHQAIKQALRSGSRDVDDLALHRLRTFGRSLADPDGPR, encoded by the coding sequence GTGAGTCCGAGGTACCGGGCCACCGGGGCGAGCGCGTCAGGTCCCGCGCCCGCAGCCCACGGCCGCCGATCGCTTCCCCGATCACAGCGCTACCTCGACGGCGAGGCCGACGACGTGACCGCCGCCCGGGTCGCCGAGCACCTCGAGGTCTGCCGGCGCTGCGGCCTGCAGGCCCGGACCCACCAGGCGATCAAGCAGGCGCTGCGGTCGGGCTCCCGCGACGTCGACGACCTCGCCCTGCACCGCCTGCGCACCTTCGGCCGCTCCCTGGCCGACCCCGACGGACCCCGGTGA
- a CDS encoding STAS domain-containing protein, whose protein sequence is MRLIDTVGVLELDGELDIATAAALRAALDGAVARIPGIGALVLDLAGVRFCGARTMLELSATARPVTRRGGRLFLARFPRAVRRLVGVLDVPHRPHPLADPADPHGLELLPGPFTSRRPPLR, encoded by the coding sequence TTGCGGCTGATCGACACGGTCGGGGTCCTGGAACTCGACGGAGAGCTCGACATCGCCACCGCGGCGGCCCTGCGCGCCGCGCTGGACGGGGCCGTCGCCCGGATCCCCGGGATCGGTGCGCTCGTGCTCGACCTCGCCGGTGTCCGGTTCTGCGGGGCCCGGACCATGCTGGAGCTGTCCGCGACCGCCCGCCCCGTCACGCGGCGCGGCGGGCGGCTGTTCCTGGCCCGCTTCCCGCGGGCGGTGCGGCGACTGGTCGGCGTGCTGGACGTGCCGCACCGCCCCCACCCGCTGGCGGATCCGGCCGACCCGCACGGCCTCGAGCTGCTGCCCGGTCCCTTCACATCGCGCCGCCCCCCGCTACGGTGA
- a CDS encoding CoA transferase subunit A, which yields MPLPVLDPAAAVSRIPDGATVMVGGFGLVGAPLTLIDALLTHSSVTDLTVVSNNLGEPGRGLGKLLLEGRVAKAVGSYFTSNPDVVAAYQEDRLEIDLVPQGTLAEAIRAGGAGIGGFYTRTGWGTALGEGRDERVIRGEPHVYQESLRADVALVRARAADELGNLVYAKTARNFNPDMATAADLVIAEVDEIVPVGALDPEEIVTPHLFVDVLVLS from the coding sequence ATGCCCCTCCCCGTTCTGGACCCCGCCGCCGCGGTCTCTCGCATCCCCGACGGCGCCACCGTCATGGTCGGCGGGTTCGGCCTGGTCGGCGCGCCCCTGACCCTGATCGACGCGCTCCTGACGCACTCGTCGGTGACGGACCTGACGGTCGTCAGCAACAACCTCGGCGAGCCCGGCCGCGGGCTCGGGAAGCTGCTCCTGGAGGGCCGCGTCGCCAAGGCCGTCGGCTCCTACTTCACCAGCAACCCCGACGTCGTCGCCGCCTACCAGGAGGACCGCCTGGAGATCGACCTCGTGCCGCAGGGCACGCTGGCCGAGGCGATCCGGGCCGGGGGAGCGGGCATCGGCGGCTTCTACACGCGCACCGGCTGGGGCACCGCGCTCGGCGAGGGCCGCGACGAGCGGGTGATCCGCGGCGAGCCCCACGTCTACCAGGAGAGCCTGCGCGCCGACGTCGCACTCGTGCGGGCCCGCGCCGCCGACGAGCTCGGCAACCTCGTCTACGCCAAGACCGCGCGCAACTTCAACCCCGACATGGCCACCGCCGCCGACCTGGTGATCGCCGAGGTCGACGAGATCGTGCCGGTCGGCGCACTCGACCCGGAGGAGATCGTGACCCCGCACCTGTTCGTCGACGTCCTGGTGCTCTCATGA